One Scomber japonicus isolate fScoJap1 chromosome 1, fScoJap1.pri, whole genome shotgun sequence DNA window includes the following coding sequences:
- the LOC128369193 gene encoding CUB and zona pellucida-like domain-containing protein 1 encodes MASTQVLLLQLLLFSLPSESAYMGATAAFSYKGRHPNGTIALEFRYRDTIYDCQYSIDWKCYRSNCDTVQHRTGVIDRSTNTLPGVPEWCETENVLTKHLPDDKPFNMGVPQNCSRSYRLMAFDPDGDTVRCRYGNTEDSECSICNQHSGFLLDEESCTLNYRFADAGPKVYGFELMVEDFPRYNITLAYSDGSFSSKSPLTVGRNRRAPNPNPWTTMSPPTTFSRRKQNTTNAPTIPITPLHNAKGPLHISDSLSKLPLQFSVLVDPPAPSCQEGEYLPMFVNPTPQHGDHIHAEVNKEVEIRVKARATYSTLDDIIMSGPLGISKHRITHDQFVIRWTPAPEDLGEHYAVCFAVESLTESRIYQSEMRCVVVDVKKEQVKSNVICGESTMTVEIEKSSLSGLHEDNLQLSDPTNAACSLERHSNSTHVIAVIPLNACGTQLEEDDDNLIFKNEIIMVDDHSDLITRKHLLEVEFYCQYPKRGNVALGFTAHRTNVTVWEKGFGTFTYQFEFFEANNFQTMMDQNSYPLEYDIGSRIYMEMEASSSVNNTELFVESCWAAPYDNSNYQPTYPIIENGCEVDETVEIYSPDHQTQFKFSMEAFKFIGLHDQVYISCSVMMCEAGNPNTRCSQGCINSTRSGDHHHHHRKREAVIQSANHFISQGPLRLRRSAEGTDQTNLNLNLNLVFIAGCLLAAVGMISAAVMYKAKMSKDKYEPLPAFES; translated from the exons ATGGCTTCCACACAGGTGctccttcttcagctgctgctgTTCTCACTGCCGTCTGAATCAGCTTACATGGGGGCAACTGCAGCTTTCTCCTACAAAGGAAGACACCCTAATGGAACAATTGCG CTGGAGTTTCGCTACCGGGACACTATATATGACTGTCAGTACTCCATTGACTGGAAGTGTTACAGGAGCAACTGTGATACTGTGCAGCATCGGACAGGCGTAATTGACAGGAGCACGAACACACTACCCGGTGTCCCTGAATGGTGTGAAACTGAAAACGTGTTGACAAAACATCTTCCTGATGACAAACCTTTCAATATGGG AGTTCCTCAGAACTGCTCGCGGTCATACAGGCTGATGGCCTTTGATCCTGATGGAGACACAGTTAGATGCAGATATGGAAATACTGAAGATTCAGAGTGCAGCATATGCAACCAACATTCAGGCTTCCTCTTAGATGAG GAGTCGTGCACATTAAACTACCGCTTCGCTGATGCTGGCCCTAAAGTTTATGGATTTGAGTTGATGGTGGAAGATTTCCCACGATACAACATCACGCTGGCTTACTCAGACGGATCATTTTCCTCCAAGTCTCCACTGACTGTGGGGAGAAACAGACGAGCCCCCAACCCAAATCCATGGACCACCATGTCTCCACCTACCACATTTAGCCGGAGGAAGCAGAATACAACCAATGCTCCCACAATACCAATAACCCCACTACACAATGCTAAAGGACCACTGCACATCTCTGATTCCCTCAGCAAACTACCTTTGCAGTTCTCTGTTCTGG TGGACCCACCTGCTCCCTCATGTCAGGAAGGAGAGTATTTGCCAATGTTTGTGAATCCAACACCCCAACATGGAGATCACATCCATGCAGAGGTCAACAAAGAAGTGGAGATCAGAGTGAAAGCACGAGCTACATACTCCAC actagatgacatcatcatgagtGGGCCACTGGGAATCAGCAAGCACAGGATCACACATGATCAGTTCGTCATTAGGTGGACACCTGCTCCAGAGGACTTGGGAGAGCATTATGCAGTCTGCTTTGCTGTTGAATCATTAACAGA GTCCCGCATCTATCAGTCTGAGATGAGATGTGTTGTGGTCGACGTTAAGAAGGAGCAAG TTAAATCCAATGTGATCTGCGGTGAGTCCACAATGACAGTAGAGATTGAGAAATCATCCCTGTCTGGACTCCATGAGGATAACCTGCAGCTCAGTGATCCCACCAACGCCGCCTGCAGCCTCGAACGCCACTCAAACAGCACACACGTCATCGCTGTCATCCCCCTCAACGCCTGCGGCACTCAGCTCGAG GAGGATGATGACAACCTCATTTTCAAGAATGAAATCATCATGGTTGACGACCACAGCGACCTGATCACCAGGAAACACCTGCTGGAAGTGGAGTTCTACTGCCAGTACCCCAAACGGGGAAATGTGGCACTGGGCTTCACTGCACACAGGACAAATGTCACAGTGTGGGAGAAGGGTTTCGGCACATTCACCTACCAGTTTGAGTTCTTCGAAGCCAATAATTTCCAAACCATGATGGATCAAAACTCATACCCTCTGGAGTATGATATAGGGAGCAGGATCTACATGGAGATGGAGGCCTCCTCTTCAGTCAACAACACTGAGCTGTTTGTAGAGTCCTGCTGGGCTGCACCATATGACAACTCCAACTACCAGCCAACCTACCCCATCATTGAAAATGG GTGTGAAGTGGACGAGACTGTTGAAATCTATTCTCCTGACCATCAGACACAATTCAAGTTCAGCATGGAGGCCTTCAAGTTCATCGGACTGCATGACCAG GTGTACATTAGCTGCTCAGTCATGATGTGTGAAGCAGGGAACCCCAACACCAGGTGCTCACAGGGATGCATCAACTCCACACGGTCGGGcgatcaccaccatcaccatcgcAAGAGAGAGGCTGTCATCCAGAGTGCAAACCACTTTATTTCCCAGGGTCCACTGCGCCTCAGGAGATCAGCAGAGGGCACAG ACCAGACCAACCTGaatctgaacctgaacctggtCTTCATCGCTGGATGTCTTCTAGCAGCAGTTGGCATGATCAGTGCTGCGGTCATGTACAAAGCCAAAATGTCAAAGGACAAATACGAACCTTTGCCTGCATTTGAAAGCTAG